A window of Flammeovirga kamogawensis genomic DNA:
AGTGAATTTATTGATTTGTACATATTGTATTTTTTTAATTTTTTGCAATATACTACGTATGAACGAAGAATAGTAGGTAGTAGATTAACTTTTTCTTTTGATGTACAACAGTGTAAGTTTTTCCATAAAAAAAGGACACCTTTTAGGTATCCTTTTAAATAATTTGAATTGGTATATATTATAATCCTTTTGAAGTTGCCACAAGTTCTGCTATATCCATCACTTGAACATCTTTCTCTTTTTCTTTGTTTTTGATGCCATCGCCAATCATTGTCATACAAAATGGACAACCTACGGCAACTACTTCAGCTCCGGTGCCAATAGCTTCTTCTGTACGTTCAATGTTAATGTCTTTATTTCCTTTTTCAGGTTCTTTAAACATTTGAGCACCTCCAGCACCACAGCATAAGCCATTTGTTTTGCAGCGTTTCATCTCCACTAAATCAGCATCTAATGCTTCTAAAACGCTCCTTGGAGCTTCATAAACATCATTTGCTCTGCCAAGATAACAAGAGTCGTGGAATGTAACTTTTTTACCTTTAAATGCTTCACCACCAGCTACAGATAATCTACCTTCATTAATAAGACTCTGTAAAAATTGAGAATGATGCATAACTTCATAGTTACCTCCTAAAGCTGGATATTCATTCTTAATTGTATTAAAGCAGTGTGGGCATGCAGTTACAATTTTTTTGATCTCATAAGCATTTAAAACTTCAATGTTTTGCATTGCTTGCA
This region includes:
- a CDS encoding (Fe-S)-binding protein, translated to MADTNFLKVPTMAEMVEQGKHPEVLFWVGCAGSYDDRYKRVITAFVKILNEVNVNFAVLGPEESCTGDPARRAGNEFLFQMQAMQNIEVLNAYEIKKIVTACPHCFNTIKNEYPALGGNYEVMHHSQFLQSLINEGRLSVAGGEAFKGKKVTFHDSCYLGRANDVYEAPRSVLEALDADLVEMKRCKTNGLCCGAGGAQMFKEPEKGNKDINIERTEEAIGTGAEVVAVGCPFCMTMIGDGIKNKEKEKDVQVMDIAELVATSKGL